The following proteins are encoded in a genomic region of Candidatus Leptovillus gracilis:
- a CDS encoding ABC transporter permease produces MRNFWLLARHEYRKLVGKRSFLVGTLGFPLILVTVMTLSIVIAVRGEQNQPMGYVDHAGIIDPTLAPLTAQGEELLALRPFSNETAVSQALRSQEIQVAFIIPANYPQNLVIDVITWQDPPSNRAYRDFNRYLRANLAADYPTDLQTRLISGTSLIVRAADGSREFNERNIFSFFIPFIAAFFFIFVVMSSSGYLLQVVTDEKENRTIEIMMTTVSPGQLIGGKALGLLAVSLTQVLIWAATGVAAIVIGASFFDSLRYVSVPWSLLLVVALFFVPAFAFIAGLMTAIGSAVSEVTQAQQIAGVLNLLFLLPFFFMVLFISNPNSPILVFMTFFPTTSFITVLLRWGMSTIPTWQLLLSWLLLTGSAVLSIWVAARIFHMGMLRYGQSLSLQDVAAAVRPRS; encoded by the coding sequence ATGCGTAACTTCTGGCTGTTAGCCCGTCATGAATACCGCAAACTGGTAGGCAAACGCAGCTTTCTGGTGGGCACGCTGGGCTTTCCCTTGATTCTGGTAACGGTGATGACCCTCAGCATCGTCATTGCCGTGCGCGGTGAACAGAACCAACCAATGGGTTACGTGGACCATGCGGGCATCATAGACCCGACCCTTGCGCCGCTGACCGCCCAGGGAGAAGAATTGTTGGCGCTGCGGCCGTTTTCCAATGAAACGGCCGTGTCCCAGGCCCTCCGCAGCCAGGAAATCCAGGTGGCCTTTATCATCCCCGCCAACTATCCACAAAACCTGGTGATAGATGTGATCACCTGGCAAGACCCGCCCAGCAACCGCGCCTACCGCGACTTCAACCGCTACCTGCGCGCCAATCTGGCCGCCGACTACCCGACAGACCTGCAAACCCGTCTGATCAGTGGAACCAGCCTCATCGTGCGCGCCGCCGATGGCAGCCGCGAATTCAACGAGCGCAACATCTTCAGCTTTTTTATACCCTTCATCGCCGCCTTCTTTTTCATCTTTGTGGTCATGAGTTCATCCGGCTATCTGCTCCAGGTGGTGACCGACGAGAAAGAAAACCGCACCATCGAAATCATGATGACCACCGTCTCCCCCGGCCAATTGATCGGTGGCAAAGCCCTGGGACTGCTGGCCGTCTCGCTGACCCAGGTGTTGATTTGGGCAGCAACCGGCGTCGCCGCCATTGTCATCGGCGCATCCTTCTTTGACAGTTTGCGCTATGTCAGCGTGCCCTGGTCGCTGCTGTTGGTGGTGGCGTTGTTTTTCGTTCCCGCCTTCGCCTTCATCGCCGGCCTCATGACGGCCATCGGCAGCGCTGTCAGCGAAGTGACCCAGGCGCAGCAGATTGCCGGGGTGCTGAATCTGCTGTTTTTGCTGCCCTTTTTCTTCATGGTCCTATTCATCAGCAATCCCAACAGCCCCATCCTGGTTTTTATGACCTTTTTCCCCACTACGTCGTTTATCACTGTGCTGCTGCGGTGGGGGATGAGCACCATTCCTACCTGGCAGCTGCTCCTTAGCTGGCTGCTGCTAACCGGATCGGCCGTGTTGAGCATCTGGGTAGCAGCGCGCATTTTCCACATGGGCATGCTGCGTTACGGGCAAAGCCTGTCGCTGCAAGATGTGGCTGCGGCCGTGCGCCCCAGGAGTTAA
- a CDS encoding ATP-binding cassette domain-containing protein, protein MSTVSISSIRKNFGRVEAVKDVSFEVYPGEIFGLLGPNGAGKTTTIRMMLDIFKPDAGQILVFDGRIDEAQKQRIGYMPEERGLYKDLPLEQTLVFLATLKGLSESEAKQRLEGWLKRLDLYDHRQKKVQELSKGMQQKAQLIATLLHEPDLIVVDEPFSGLDPVNTRLVKDIIEEQRQAGKTIIMSTHQMYQVEALCNRIVLIDNGRTVLYGEVSKIKREFSGNAILLEGQGDFDAVPGVLEARRQNGAWHLALGGGVNPQDVFRHLAVQENIMVERFEIAEPSLDDIFVRVVQEGKEAREAGNA, encoded by the coding sequence ATGTCAACTGTATCTATTTCTTCTATTCGTAAAAACTTTGGCCGCGTCGAGGCGGTGAAAGATGTTTCCTTTGAGGTGTACCCTGGCGAGATATTTGGTTTGTTAGGACCCAATGGCGCCGGCAAAACCACCACCATTCGCATGATGCTGGATATTTTTAAGCCGGATGCCGGGCAAATACTGGTGTTCGACGGCCGTATTGATGAAGCCCAGAAGCAGCGCATCGGTTATATGCCCGAAGAGCGCGGCCTGTACAAAGACCTGCCCCTGGAGCAAACTCTGGTCTTCCTGGCGACATTAAAAGGGCTGAGCGAAAGTGAAGCCAAACAGCGACTGGAAGGCTGGCTGAAGCGGTTGGACCTGTACGACCACCGGCAAAAAAAAGTCCAGGAACTCAGCAAAGGGATGCAGCAAAAGGCGCAGCTCATCGCCACGCTGCTGCACGAACCAGATCTAATCGTGGTGGACGAGCCATTTTCGGGCCTGGACCCGGTGAATACCCGCCTGGTGAAAGATATTATTGAAGAGCAGCGGCAGGCGGGCAAAACCATCATTATGTCTACACACCAGATGTACCAGGTGGAGGCGCTGTGCAACCGGATTGTGCTGATTGATAACGGGCGTACCGTCCTCTACGGCGAAGTGAGCAAAATCAAACGGGAGTTCTCCGGCAACGCCATCCTGCTGGAAGGGCAGGGCGACTTCGACGCTGTGCCTGGCGTGCTGGAAGCGCGCCGCCAAAATGGCGCCTGGCATCTGGCTCTGGGTGGCGGCGTCAACCCGCAAGACGTTTTTCGCCATCTGGCTGTGCAAGAAAACATAATGGTGGAACGTTTTGAAATCGCCGAGCCATCCCTGGATGACATTTTTGTGCGGGTGGTACAGGAAGGCAAAGAGGCCAGGGAGGCGGGTAATGCGTAA
- a CDS encoding FAD-binding oxidoreductase has translation MDQHADVIIIGGGIHGASLAFHLTRLGVKPLVLERYFIASGATGRSSGLVRMHYDLEPESRLAWASFAYFRHWAEMVGGECGFTRTGFVQIVAPEYSEQLRANVVMHQEIGIPSFLVTPDDVARLAPSFVTHDFDAAAYEPESGYADPSATVNSLLTAARQRGAVLVQECQVTAVHTTASRITGVQTNKGDFHAPIVVNAAGPWAKQVGDMVGLNLPIDTWRHDTLFIRRPAAIGPSHPTVIDMANSLYFRPETGGLTLVGLEDNNPIGLSPDGDADHAAPGFVARAVERICRRVPLMEQGSLHSAHSGFDGLTTDQRAILGAAGPEGFYLACGFSGTGFKIGPAVGACMAELIVEGAARTVDITPFNLARFTSGQLLKGDHAYADVWH, from the coding sequence ATGGATCAACATGCAGATGTGATCATCATTGGCGGTGGTATTCATGGGGCCAGTCTAGCGTTCCATTTAACGCGATTGGGCGTGAAGCCATTGGTGTTGGAACGGTATTTCATCGCTTCCGGGGCGACGGGACGGTCCAGCGGCCTGGTGCGGATGCACTATGACCTGGAACCGGAATCGCGGCTGGCCTGGGCGTCGTTTGCTTATTTTCGTCATTGGGCGGAAATGGTGGGCGGCGAGTGTGGCTTTACGCGCACCGGTTTTGTGCAAATTGTCGCGCCAGAGTACAGCGAGCAACTGCGCGCCAATGTGGTGATGCACCAGGAAATTGGCATTCCGTCCTTCCTGGTGACGCCAGATGACGTGGCGCGGCTGGCGCCATCGTTTGTAACGCATGATTTTGACGCCGCCGCCTATGAGCCGGAATCGGGGTACGCGGACCCATCGGCGACGGTGAACAGCCTGTTAACGGCCGCGCGTCAGCGAGGGGCTGTGTTGGTGCAAGAATGCCAGGTAACGGCCGTTCACACCACCGCCAGCCGCATCACTGGCGTGCAGACCAACAAGGGCGACTTCCATGCCCCCATCGTCGTCAACGCCGCCGGTCCCTGGGCCAAACAGGTCGGCGACATGGTCGGCCTGAACCTGCCCATAGATACCTGGCGGCACGACACCCTGTTCATTCGCCGCCCGGCGGCCATCGGTCCCAGCCACCCGACGGTGATTGACATGGCTAATTCGCTCTATTTCCGGCCGGAAACCGGCGGCCTGACCCTGGTAGGGCTGGAAGACAACAACCCCATTGGCCTGTCGCCCGACGGTGACGCCGACCACGCCGCGCCGGGGTTTGTGGCGCGGGCGGTGGAACGCATTTGCCGCCGCGTGCCCCTGATGGAGCAGGGATCGCTGCACAGCGCCCACAGCGGCTTCGATGGCCTGACCACCGACCAACGCGCCATTTTGGGCGCAGCCGGCCCCGAAGGCTTTTATCTGGCCTGCGGGTTTAGCGGTACCGGCTTCAAAATTGGCCCGGCTGTGGGTGCGTGTATGGCCGAATTGATTGTGGAGGGGGCGGCGCGGACGGTAGACATTACGCCGTTCAATCTGGCCCGGTTTACGTCGGGTCAACTACTAAAGGGTGACCATGCGTATGCGGACGTCTGGCATTAG
- a CDS encoding SPFH/Band 7/PHB domain protein, which translates to MNIVTIIATAALFFVFFFIAEPIVRFLLRLFGVYAIVQEGTCHVYVLFGNVVAILQEPGLQWLWLKMGPSALVVNWLGTRRILDMRLDQQYLRSLPVNSEEGAPMGIGVWYEMQISDPVAYLFKNTDPRGSLSANVSNASVRTLSNMPLEDMLETRHIMSRTVRAEVSPKSEEWGYRLGSVYIRKVHFRDRGMTRQIEEKVVNRLRQVTSAIRQDGANRVSIITNSAERRAAIEFAQAQAMRPKIVGEALKQITTDPDVAEAMFDILEIENILKGDTKITLLPKGQELMTQLLGAESVQ; encoded by the coding sequence ATGAACATAGTCACGATCATCGCTACTGCGGCGCTTTTCTTTGTCTTCTTTTTTATTGCTGAGCCGATTGTGCGCTTTTTGCTGCGTCTGTTTGGCGTGTATGCCATTGTGCAGGAAGGAACATGCCACGTTTACGTGTTGTTTGGCAATGTGGTCGCTATTCTGCAAGAGCCAGGTTTACAATGGCTGTGGCTGAAGATGGGGCCAAGCGCGCTGGTGGTCAACTGGTTGGGCACGCGGCGTATTTTGGATATGCGCCTGGACCAACAATATCTGCGCAGCCTGCCGGTTAACTCGGAGGAAGGCGCGCCGATGGGCATTGGCGTATGGTACGAGATGCAAATCAGCGATCCGGTGGCTTATTTGTTCAAGAACACGGATCCGCGTGGATCGCTGTCGGCCAATGTCAGCAATGCCAGCGTGCGCACGTTAAGCAACATGCCCCTGGAGGATATGCTGGAAACGCGGCACATCATGAGCCGCACCGTGCGGGCAGAAGTATCGCCCAAATCGGAAGAATGGGGCTACCGGTTGGGGTCGGTGTATATCCGCAAGGTTCATTTTCGGGATCGGGGCATGACCCGGCAAATTGAGGAAAAGGTGGTCAACCGCTTGCGACAGGTGACGTCGGCCATCCGGCAGGATGGCGCCAACCGGGTGAGCATCATCACCAACTCGGCCGAGCGCCGGGCGGCGATTGAGTTTGCCCAGGCCCAGGCCATGCGGCCCAAAATTGTTGGCGAAGCCCTGAAGCAGATCACCACCGACCCAGACGTGGCCGAGGCTATGTTTGATATTCTGGAGATCGAAAATATCTTGAAGGGTGACACCAAAATCACCCTGCTGCCCAAAGGCCAGGAACTAATGACGCAGTTGTTGGGCGCGGAATCAGTTCAGTAA
- a CDS encoding SPFH domain-containing protein: MSTFCPGILLGFLGWFFLRYVINGFYTVDQNERAVKTRFGRAVRLSKSTTLDDPISESLNEKDRERYSYPLVRVIPPGGPYFRWPWEKVYKVSVATETINMALDLETPEANHAGTQLDAVTKDQLNISLNGQIRYRPSERNLYAYLFGVKTPIVHVMGYFISILRQRIASFEAKTIGIAEDEVDISLMSGVSINDLRKNLNEINNHMEMECASAAARYGVELDASLITGIEPPHEVESALAAINTAHNEVSSEISLAKAQADQTIVQSKRAVEIETLRAQAEVEPLSAMAEQLRAIKSHGPEALDAYLRNVRLALYAQAKNVILEVQE; encoded by the coding sequence ATGAGTACATTTTGTCCCGGTATCTTGCTCGGCTTCCTCGGCTGGTTTTTCCTGCGCTACGTCATCAACGGATTCTACACTGTAGACCAAAACGAACGCGCCGTTAAAACCCGATTTGGCCGGGCTGTCCGCCTCAGCAAATCCACTACCCTCGATGATCCCATTTCCGAATCTCTGAACGAAAAAGACCGAGAGCGCTACAGCTATCCGCTGGTGCGTGTCATCCCGCCTGGTGGTCCCTACTTTCGCTGGCCCTGGGAAAAAGTCTACAAAGTCTCTGTCGCCACTGAAACCATTAACATGGCCCTGGACCTGGAAACACCTGAAGCCAACCATGCCGGAACTCAGCTAGACGCCGTCACCAAAGATCAACTCAACATTTCGCTCAACGGACAGATTCGGTATCGCCCCTCAGAACGCAATTTGTATGCCTATCTGTTTGGCGTCAAAACCCCCATCGTCCACGTGATGGGCTATTTCATTTCCATATTGCGCCAGCGCATTGCCAGCTTCGAGGCCAAAACAATAGGAATCGCCGAAGACGAGGTGGACATCAGCCTAATGAGCGGCGTGTCCATTAATGATCTGCGCAAGAATCTGAACGAGATCAACAACCACATGGAAATGGAATGCGCCTCGGCTGCCGCCCGCTATGGCGTAGAGCTAGATGCTTCCCTCATCACCGGCATTGAACCGCCCCATGAAGTCGAATCGGCGCTGGCGGCCATCAACACCGCCCACAACGAAGTGTCGTCGGAAATCAGTCTGGCGAAAGCGCAAGCCGACCAAACCATCGTGCAGTCCAAGCGAGCCGTTGAAATCGAGACCTTACGCGCCCAGGCAGAGGTAGAACCGCTTTCCGCCATGGCTGAGCAGCTTCGGGCGATTAAAAGCCATGGGCCGGAAGCGCTGGATGCCTATCTGCGTAACGTGCGGCTGGCGCTTTACGCCCAGGCCAAAAACGTCATTTTGGAGGTGCAAGAATGA
- a CDS encoding ABC transporter ATP-binding protein, producing the protein MVRGDTFLTVDGVSLYFGGNAALLDVSFAVCQGEILAIIGPNGAGKTSMLNCISGFYRPQNGRILYRDQDLTKTPTHQIASLGIARTFQNIALYTGLSTLDNLMAARHIHMRQSSLASTIYWGRAQREEVQHRARVEEIIDFLEIAHIRKAIVGALSYGLRKRVELGRALALEPDLLLLDEPMAGMNVEEKEDMARFILDIHERQGTTIVLIEHDMGLVMDISDRVVVLDFGCKIAEGAPEQVRSDEKVIHAYLGQA; encoded by the coding sequence ATGGTTCGTGGCGACACCTTTTTAACAGTTGACGGCGTGAGTTTATACTTTGGTGGCAATGCGGCGTTGTTGGACGTTTCTTTTGCGGTTTGCCAGGGAGAAATTCTGGCGATTATTGGTCCCAACGGGGCCGGCAAAACCTCCATGCTCAACTGTATTAGCGGCTTTTACCGGCCGCAAAATGGGCGCATCCTCTACCGCGACCAGGACCTCACCAAAACCCCTACCCATCAAATCGCTTCCCTGGGCATTGCCCGAACCTTCCAAAACATCGCCTTGTACACCGGTCTGAGTACCCTGGACAACCTGATGGCTGCCCGCCACATCCACATGCGGCAGAGCAGCCTGGCCAGCACCATCTATTGGGGTCGCGCCCAACGCGAAGAAGTGCAACATCGTGCCCGTGTCGAAGAGATCATTGATTTTCTGGAAATTGCCCATATCCGCAAAGCCATCGTTGGGGCGCTGTCTTATGGTTTACGCAAGCGCGTGGAATTGGGCCGCGCCCTGGCGTTGGAACCAGATTTACTGCTGCTGGACGAGCCGATGGCCGGCATGAATGTGGAAGAAAAAGAGGATATGGCCCGGTTTATTCTGGACATTCATGAACGTCAGGGCACAACCATCGTTCTTATTGAACACGACATGGGCTTGGTGATGGACATTTCTGATCGGGTGGTGGTGTTGGATTTCGGCTGCAAAATTGCCGAAGGCGCGCCGGAACAGGTGCGCAGCGATGAAAAAGTGATTCACGCTTATTTGGGACAGGCGTAG
- a CDS encoding AMP-binding protein — MSVMNESQTLPQHFLQQVQKYGLGKIALRQKEFGIWREYSWQESYEQVRDFALGLIVLGVQRGDKICTIGDNDRHYLWGYLGLLAVGATQVGIYTDAIPDEVAYIAAHSDSTFALAKDQEQCDKLLEIRGQLPQLRRVIYWDDRGLWNYDEPWLVSFSDVQALGRQLAQSEPERFETEVRLGSGADTAVLCYTSGTTGLPKGAMLSHDNLMTSSQLFQQVDPRRDTDNHVSLLPLGWIGEHALGIAPHCYTGVILNFPEEPETVRENVREIAPEGILYNSRLWESLVGMVQVNIKESTWLNRQLFDLFLPVGYAYADKKLSREPAGLGLKLAYKAGETAVFAPLRDKLGLSRIRTAYTAGAALSPDVIRFFHALGVNLKQIYGSTEVTGGLTMHRDGDIKFASVGQPVPGTAVHIAPDTSEILLAGPVVFQGYYKDPEATDKAIWVDEQNQRWFRTGDAGYVDDDGHLIYLDRVKDMITLANGERFSPQFIEGRLKFNPYIRDVMAVGGPTRDMVTALIVMDFGYVGNWAERRGLGYTTFIDLSQKPEVYALVSQAVAEVNGSLPENGRVRRFVLMHKEFDADEAEMTRSRKLRRNVLYDKYADIIEAMYAGQETIDVRATVRYQDGSESSMETSIKIASLN; from the coding sequence ATGTCAGTTATGAATGAGTCGCAGACGCTTCCACAACATTTTTTGCAGCAGGTACAGAAGTACGGCTTGGGCAAAATCGCCCTGCGCCAGAAAGAGTTTGGTATCTGGCGCGAGTATAGCTGGCAGGAATCTTATGAGCAGGTGCGCGACTTTGCCCTGGGCTTGATTGTCTTGGGGGTGCAGCGCGGCGATAAGATTTGCACCATTGGTGACAACGACCGCCATTATCTTTGGGGTTATTTGGGCTTGTTGGCGGTGGGCGCGACACAGGTCGGCATTTATACCGACGCCATCCCTGATGAGGTGGCGTACATTGCGGCGCACAGTGATTCTACCTTTGCCCTGGCCAAAGACCAGGAGCAGTGCGACAAACTGTTGGAAATTCGGGGCCAACTGCCGCAGTTGAGGCGGGTGATTTATTGGGATGACCGGGGTTTGTGGAATTATGATGAGCCGTGGCTGGTCTCTTTTAGCGATGTGCAGGCATTGGGACGGCAATTGGCGCAAAGTGAACCGGAGCGGTTTGAGACGGAAGTGCGGTTGGGGAGTGGGGCGGACACGGCCGTTCTCTGTTACACCTCTGGCACGACTGGCCTACCCAAAGGGGCCATGCTCAGCCATGATAACCTGATGACCAGCAGCCAGCTTTTCCAGCAGGTAGACCCTCGCCGCGACACCGATAACCACGTCAGCTTGCTGCCGTTGGGCTGGATTGGTGAACATGCTCTGGGCATTGCCCCGCACTGCTATACCGGCGTTATCCTGAACTTTCCCGAAGAGCCGGAGACGGTGCGCGAGAATGTGCGCGAAATTGCCCCTGAGGGCATTTTATACAATTCGCGGCTCTGGGAATCGCTGGTGGGCATGGTGCAGGTGAACATCAAAGAATCCACCTGGCTGAACCGCCAGTTGTTCGACCTGTTCCTACCTGTCGGCTACGCCTACGCCGACAAAAAACTCAGCCGGGAGCCGGCCGGCCTGGGGCTGAAACTGGCGTACAAAGCGGGCGAAACGGCCGTTTTCGCCCCCTTACGTGACAAACTCGGCCTGTCGCGCATCCGCACCGCCTACACCGCCGGGGCCGCCCTGTCGCCCGACGTAATCCGCTTTTTCCACGCCCTCGGCGTCAACCTGAAGCAAATCTATGGCTCCACCGAAGTGACCGGCGGGCTGACAATGCACCGCGACGGTGATATTAAATTTGCCAGCGTGGGGCAGCCGGTACCGGGTACGGCCGTTCACATCGCCCCCGACACCAGCGAGATTTTGCTTGCCGGTCCGGTCGTCTTTCAGGGCTATTACAAGGACCCGGAGGCCACCGACAAAGCGATCTGGGTGGACGAACAGAATCAGCGCTGGTTCCGCACCGGCGACGCCGGCTACGTGGACGACGACGGCCATCTGATCTACCTCGACCGGGTAAAGGACATGATCACCCTGGCAAACGGCGAACGTTTTTCGCCGCAGTTCATCGAAGGGCGGCTGAAGTTTAATCCGTATATCCGTGACGTGATGGCCGTTGGCGGCCCTACCCGCGACATGGTGACGGCGCTTATTGTCATGGACTTTGGCTACGTGGGCAACTGGGCTGAACGGCGTGGGTTGGGCTATACCACCTTTATTGACCTGTCGCAAAAGCCGGAGGTGTATGCCCTGGTGAGCCAGGCGGTGGCTGAGGTGAATGGGAGCTTGCCGGAAAACGGCCGTGTCCGCCGCTTCGTCCTCATGCACAAAGAATTCGACGCCGACGAAGCCGAAATGACCCGCTCCCGCAAACTGCGCCGCAACGTACTCTACGACAAATACGCCGACATCATCGAAGCCATGTACGCCGGTCAGGAAACAATAGACGTGCGCGCCACCGTCCGTTACCAGGACGGCAGCGAAAGCAGCATGGAAACCTCCATCAAAATTGCATCCCTGAATTAA
- a CDS encoding branched-chain amino acid ABC transporter permease → MNWQLLPQFAITGLLNGGPIALIALGIVLIFKSSEIFNFAHGQMLLIGAMATWWFNSPDGLGLPLWAAVVAALAVSVLLGLLIERFTLRPMTGQPLLSIILMTLALGQFLQGLTILTFGTTQRNFPVIFSITNPYRITLPFTYNDNPIVVILKQNLVWSFVVAMICVTLLVLFFQYTRTGLAMRATAENHETAQSVGIRINQVFGLSWAIAGMIAAVGGILIATASGLDLSLSFVALAAFPAVLLGGLESIPGAIVGGLIVGLVQGLVGLPNNDFVLGPQAAQAIRNSAEIVPYVLLLIVLVIRPDGLFGQKRIERI, encoded by the coding sequence ATGAACTGGCAGCTACTTCCTCAATTTGCAATTACCGGCCTGCTGAACGGCGGGCCAATCGCCCTCATTGCCCTGGGCATTGTCCTCATCTTTAAGTCGTCGGAGATTTTCAACTTTGCCCATGGGCAAATGCTGCTCATTGGCGCGATGGCGACCTGGTGGTTCAACTCGCCAGATGGCCTGGGGCTGCCATTGTGGGCGGCTGTTGTGGCAGCGCTGGCTGTTTCCGTGCTGCTGGGGCTGCTCATCGAACGTTTTACCCTGCGTCCCATGACCGGCCAACCACTGCTCTCCATCATCCTGATGACGCTGGCTTTAGGACAGTTTCTACAAGGGCTGACGATTTTGACGTTTGGAACGACCCAGCGCAACTTCCCGGTCATCTTCTCCATCACCAACCCTTACCGCATTACCTTGCCATTTACCTACAACGACAACCCCATCGTCGTTATCCTCAAGCAAAATCTGGTCTGGTCCTTTGTCGTTGCCATGATCTGCGTCACCTTATTGGTTCTCTTTTTCCAATATACCCGCACCGGTCTGGCGATGCGGGCAACGGCCGAAAACCATGAGACGGCGCAAAGCGTGGGCATTCGCATCAACCAGGTATTCGGCCTTTCCTGGGCTATCGCCGGGATGATTGCCGCCGTTGGCGGTATTCTCATCGCTACCGCCAGTGGTCTGGACCTGAGCCTGTCATTTGTGGCGCTGGCTGCTTTCCCGGCCGTGCTGCTGGGCGGTCTGGAATCCATTCCCGGCGCAATCGTTGGCGGCCTGATTGTAGGGCTGGTGCAAGGGCTGGTAGGGCTGCCCAACAACGATTTTGTTCTAGGACCACAGGCAGCCCAGGCCATCCGCAATTCGGCGGAAATAGTGCCTTATGTCTTGTTGTTGATTGTTCTGGTTATCCGTCCAGATGGTTTGTTTGGGCAGAAGCGGATTGAGAGAATCTAG
- a CDS encoding branched-chain amino acid ABC transporter permease, with translation MAVLRPAGDFDTSYTHDMAVLRQRWHWAALFLLLGVLFALPYFAPQPAVSLINRIGIALIAVQGLNILTGYTGQISLGQAAFMTVGGYISALLVERAGWNFFLALPMAGLGAGLVGLLFGLPSLRVKGFYLVMATLSAQFIIPWLARNTFPGLLGGAQGINVPVPTLSLPVLAGSCFLGTRYVPEMGNCVYRFATAREFWHITLVVLIISTVVALNISRSRFGRALISIRDNDLAAELLGVNLFAYKLRAFFIAAVYAGVAGALLAHNLRHINSQTVGLVDSILFMGMLVVGGLGSNLGPVFGATLVTLLEELSTVLTPVVMALLPTSAAGVTAALRPLIFGLALMLFLIFEPRGLAYRWTLIKASWRLRPYAR, from the coding sequence ATGGCCGTTTTACGACCTGCCGGTGATTTTGATACCAGTTATACCCACGACATGGCTGTGCTGCGGCAGCGCTGGCATTGGGCGGCGCTCTTCCTACTTTTAGGCGTGTTGTTTGCCTTGCCTTATTTTGCGCCGCAGCCGGCCGTTTCGCTCATTAATCGCATCGGCATTGCCCTTATTGCTGTGCAGGGTTTAAACATTCTCACTGGTTATACCGGCCAGATTTCTTTGGGGCAGGCGGCGTTCATGACAGTGGGTGGCTACATTTCGGCTCTGTTGGTGGAACGGGCAGGTTGGAATTTCTTTCTGGCGCTGCCTATGGCCGGACTCGGCGCCGGTCTGGTCGGCTTGTTGTTTGGACTACCATCGCTGCGGGTGAAAGGCTTTTATCTGGTAATGGCGACGTTGAGCGCTCAGTTTATCATTCCCTGGCTGGCGCGTAACACCTTTCCTGGGCTGCTGGGTGGGGCGCAAGGCATCAATGTGCCGGTTCCTACGCTTTCTTTGCCTGTGCTTGCCGGGTCTTGCTTTTTAGGTACGCGCTATGTTCCTGAGATGGGCAATTGTGTCTATCGGTTTGCCACAGCCAGGGAGTTTTGGCATATCACACTGGTGGTGCTGATCATCAGCACAGTTGTGGCGTTGAACATCTCGCGCAGCCGGTTTGGCCGGGCGTTGATTTCCATCCGTGATAATGACCTGGCGGCCGAACTGTTGGGCGTGAATCTGTTTGCTTACAAACTACGCGCTTTTTTTATTGCCGCCGTGTATGCGGGGGTGGCTGGGGCGCTGCTGGCGCACAACTTACGGCACATCAATTCGCAGACGGTAGGGTTGGTAGATTCGATTTTGTTTATGGGTATGTTGGTGGTGGGAGGATTAGGCAGTAACCTGGGTCCCGTCTTTGGAGCCACCCTGGTGACGCTGCTGGAGGAGTTGTCCACGGTGTTGACGCCGGTGGTAATGGCGCTGCTGCCGACTTCGGCGGCGGGGGTAACGGCCGCGTTACGGCCGTTAATCTTCGGTTTGGCGCTGATGCTCTTTCTCATTTTTGAACCGCGTGGCCTGGCCTACCGTTGGACGCTCATCAAGGCGTCGTGGCGGTTACGGCCGTATGCCCGCTAA